The sequence TGTCACAGTGACACATTGTCACGGAAGAAACCGTGACAATGTGTCACTGTATAATGTCGTCATTACCATAGGATTCGATTTTACGGTATAGATTTCTGACACTAATACCAAGAAGCTTTGCTGCTTGTGCTCTATTACCCTCTACTAACTTGAGTGTAGAAAGAATGTATAGTCTTTCTACCTCTTCAAGCACGGGGTAACCTTGTTTTTGAATTTGTGATAGACATTGCACAAATTCTGATTCATATACTTTTTCCTGCTCACTCAGGGCTCTTTCTTGAAGAGTACCTTTATATTTCTCCGGCCATATATCTTGTGGATAAATAACGTTACCAGAGGCCAGAATCTGACCGCGTTTTATTAAATGAGCAAGTTCGCGAATATTACCGGGAAAGTCATAATCTAACAATCTTTCTTTAGATTTCTCGGATAATACATAAACAGCCTCGAAACCATCTCCCGGACTCACCGTGGATGTCTTCAGAAAATAATCCGCAAGAAGGAGTATATCGCTCTTACGTTGGCGAAGAGTCGGAACATCTAAAGAGATAGCATTTAAGCGATAAAATAAATCCTGGCGAAACCTTTCTTGATTCATTTCATTTTTCAAATCCCGGTTAGTGGCTGCAACAATCCGCACATCAACTTGGCGCAGTCGATTATCTCCCACACGCCTGAATTCCCCGGTTTCCAAAAAGCGCAAGAGTTTAACCTGAATGGATAGAGGCATTTCCCCGATTTCATCTAAAAATAGAGTACCTTGATCAGAGATTTCGACAAGACCTATCTTTTTACTTCCTGCTCCGGTAAATGCACCTTTTTCATGGCCAAAAAGTTCACTTTCAATGAGAGTTTCGGGAATTGCGCCACAGTTTATGGGGATGAAAGCATGGTCAGCACGGTTACTCCAAAGATGAACAGCACGAGCGATAAGTTCTTTGCCACTCCCACTTTCTCCTCTAATAAGAACAGATTCATCACTCTGGGCTACTTTCCTAGTAATCGCTAAAAGGTCTTGTATTAAAGGGCTTTCCCCTATGATCTCTATTCCTGGGGCTTGACGATTGAGAACTTCACGCAGGCCTTTGTTTTCAACTAGTAATTTTCGTTGATCACAGGCTTTTTGAAGAGATATTTCCAGTTCTGCTAAATTACAAGGTTTAGTCAGATAATCAAAGGCACCTAACTTCATTGCCTCAATCGCTGATTCAATGGTTCCATGCCCAGTTAGCATAATGATTTGCACATCCGGCTGCTGGACTTTGATTTGTTCCAGTAAATCAAGTCCGTTGCCATCAGGCAGCTTTAAGTCTAGAAGAACCCCGTCGAAAAGATTTTCATTACAAAGTTCTAAACCCCCTTGAATTGTTCCTGTTTCGAAGACCTCATACCCTTTTCGTCTTAATCGTTTGCTAATGACGGAACGCAACTCAGCTTCATCGTCAAGGATCAGTATTCGATGTTTATATATCAATGTTTAACCACCTTTATAAGCAGGCAAAGTAATACTCACAGTAGTCCCTTTACCTTCAGTACTTTCTATAATTAGACGTCCATTCATTCGCTGGATAATCCCATAACTAACGAACAAACCCAGACCTGTCCCTTGACCCACCGGTTTGGTAGTGAAAAAGGGATTAAAGACACTTTTTAATTGATTTTGGGGGATACCCTGACCATTGTCTTTTACTATAAAGTAAATACTGCCATCAATGCGACAACTCTCTATTTCAACTTGGGAATTAGTTGGTGAAGCGTCCAGAGCATTTGATAAAATATTTAAGACTACTTGTTGCCATTCATTTTCATTACCTGCAATATACAGGCCAGGGTTCAGCTTTCTTTTAAGAGTTATAAATTTTTGCTTTGCTTTATATTCTAAAAGTTTGATCACCTGAGAACTTACCGCTCCAATATCCATCATGCTAAAGGAATGCTGTCGCTTGCGTGAAAATTGCAAGAGGCCATCCGTGATCTGCTTACAACGAACAATTTGCTCCGAAGTAATTCTCAAGCTCTCTTTGATTTCGTCAATGTCAACTTTATTTGGTTCTTCATTTAAGCAATCCAACAGGTCCTCACTATAGGCTGATACTATCGCTAAGGGATTATTAATTTCATGAGCAATTCCTGATGCTAGAAGCCCTAGTGTTGCCATTTTATCCGTTTCAATAACTCTGGACTCCATCTCAACCTGTTGTGTGACGTCTTCCAGTATAACTAGGTATACCGCTCCTTCACTATTCTCACTTGGGATTTGATAGTGTAATTGCCTAAGATATTTCCGTTCTCCGTCAAAAACGAAGGGGTTCACTCGTCCACTTTGGAGAAATGAACAATCAAAGTCTTCTTCACTCTGCACAATGTCTTCGCAGGAAAGATTAAAGTAATTTGTCTCACCAAACCATTCCGCAAAGGTTGGGTTCCACCAAATAATTTGTTTTTGGCCATTCAACAAAACCATTCCTGCCCCAATGCCATCAACGACTGTTCTTAAAAGCTCCTTTTCCGCTTTAATATTTTGATTCTTTTTATCTAACATTGCCATAAGTTGCTTAAACGAGTAGGCTAGTCTACCAATTTCATCTTGAGATGAATAGGAAATATCAGCTTGTAAATCTCCCGTTACCTTAATCTTTTTGACTTGGGTTTCCAGGTCTTCTATGGGCTGTACAAGCTTTAATCCAAAAACAATACTTAGTATCGTCACCACCGCAATGGTAAGGAATAAAACTCCCCCTAAATTCCTGGCAAGTTCATAAATCGGCTCGTATGCTTCTATAACAGGCTGCTCGATAAAAACTCCCCAATTAGGTTTATCCACCCGAGCAAACGACCCAATGACTTTCCCTCCTTGATCACCTGTGTACTCATTAGGAGGCTCTTCTCCAGTCAAAAAACTACTGACCGCTGGATTTTTTCTGATATCCTTTTGGCTTAAAACCCTGCTAAAATCCGTATGACCAATTAAAGAACCCTCTTCATCGACAAAAAAGACATACCCCTTATGTCCTATACGAGTATCTATATATTGATTAATCATTAGTTTTAAATCAGCCTTAGCTTGAAGATATCCCAGGTGTTCACGAGTTTGAGTATCCCTTATTCCTAATGTTATAAAAAATTGCGGTCGTCGATCTTTAGAAAAAAAAACATCACTCACAGAGTAGTGTTCAGGCATTGTTTCCGGTCCTACGTAGTCAGCATTTGAAACAATACCATCTGTTATAACTTCCCTCCTGGAGACTTGAACTAAGATATTTAAATTTTTATCCAATATCTTAATATCTTCTAAATAGGGTTCCTGACGCAATACAATATTTAGGATTCCCTCTTGTTCTTTATCCTTGCCTTTAATCAGGACAGTGGAGTTTACATCGGTAAGATTAGCTAAACTCTCTACAATATTTGTAATTGAAACCTGAAGCTTTGTGGCTATAACCATAGTCTTTTGTATGTTTTGTTCTCTAATACTATCTTTAAACTTGTACCTTACAGTGTTAAAAGTAGTCAAGGAAATAAACACCATGGGGATGATTGACATTAAAATTCCAAATACTAAAACTCTAGTTTTAATACGCTGATTCCAAAGCGTCTTTCCCGCTTTCACTGATGGCCTCCTTGTCCGATAACTTCATCTGCAAAATATATATATGCTTCTTCAAGAGAAATCCCTAATCTTTGCGCAACCTCTAGGTTAACCGTAAAACTTAACTTTTCTGCTGTTTCAACAGGAATAGACTTCGGAGAATACCCCATCATGATTTTGTGTACCATATGTGCGGTTTGAGCACCTTGATTATAATAAGATGTCCCGTAGGAAGCAATGCACCCTTTTTCTGCATCACTAGGGTAGACTCCAAATACCGGTACACCCTTTATTAACGCATAATTTGCTATCGCCTTTGTATGGGTTTCCAAAAATAATCCCGGCATAATAAGGATAGCTTGGCTGGTCTTGCTAATTTCGTTAACGATTCTAGGAATATCTTGTTCTATGGAAATATCATATATTTTATAGCTAATATTCAACTCCCGCGCAGTCTGCGCAAGACCCGGTTGAGAATCTTGAAATAAATTTGTTCTCTTATCTCCCAGAACCGCAACCTCTTCAACGTGAGGCATTAACCGTTTAAGCAGATCAAGCCTTTTCGCAATGAGTTCATAATGATAATTATTGAGTCCCGTAACATTTGTCCCCGGGATTACCTCGCTTTCTACTAAACCAATTGCTATAGGAGAAAGTGCTCCCATAAATATTATCGGCGGGGGATTGTTGAGCTTAGCTACCGTTTTTGACAGAGATCGTGTCTCTCCCTCTCCAGAAGCAACTAGCACATCAAATTTCTGGGATACTAATTTCTCAGCAAGTTGATCCATTTCTGCGTAGTCATTTGGGGCGGTCATTACCTCGTAAACAACATCTTTACCCTCTTGATAATTTAAGTTACTGAGTTCGTCCCTAAGACCCTCAAACTTCTCTAAACGATCTTCATTCTGAGATAGAACACCGATTCTAACAACTTTATCTTCAGCAATTGATACTTTACTCATATAAAAACCCGCTCCGACCAAATACAATATATAAATAAAATAAATAACACGTCCCATATTCAAGGCCTCATCTCAGTTTGAGTTATTATCTTTAATTAAACCCAATAGTTTAAATCTTTCTTCATTGTACCAGAGGAAGGATAATATAGCACCACAGATCATATGTTAAATATTTCATATAAATCAAAGAAAACTTAACTAATTTCTTGAAATTTTTCCTTATAAACTCAATTAAACTTTTCAATCTATAGTTTAACATTTTTACTTTAAGGAACTATTAAACGAGTCCTAATACTATTAAACGAAAAGTCTTCCCATTTCCGCTTTTAAACTTTAAAAAAAGAAAGTTTCATCGTCTAACTTTCTTCTTTCTTCTCAACTATACAATCCCATGTTGAAAACAGCTCCCTTAAAGGCCCAATAAGCACTCTAAGGGAGCTGTTTCAATCTTCTACTTTCGGAAAAATTCTAGTTCAGCAACTGAGCATCCTCGGCAATACCTGCCATCAGTAGGCCCATAGTACGTTCATCAGCTTGCTCAACAGGCATAACCTTCATAATTTTCCCTTCGTACAGTACCGCAATGTTATCACAAATACTAGTCAATTCCTCAAGATCCTCAGAAATTAACAAGATTCCAACACCATTGCTTCGGGCCTCTAAGAGTTTGCTGTGTAAGTATTCAGTCGCCCCAATATCCAACCCTCTTGTCGGATAAGCTGCTACCAAGGCAACTGGGTTACGGGTTATTTCCCTAGCCAGCACTACCCTTTGGATGTTACCTCCAGATAGTCTTGCCGTAGGGGTTTCTAAGTCCGGTGTTTTGATGCCGTACTTTTCCACTTGTGAAGAACTATGAGACATAATTGCTTGGTTTTGGAGAAGTGAATACTTGGCAAAGGGCGACCGGTGATGATCCTTTAGAATGAGGTTTTCCCAGATACTAAAGGAAGGAATAGTTCCCACATGAATTCTATCCTCTGGGATATAGCCAAGACCTTGCTCTATAATTCCAGCTGGCAACATATTAGTGCTGTCTTGACCGTTCAGTGAGATATTGCCAGAACTGATTTTTCTCAAACCTGCAATTACTTCCGCAAGCTCTTTTTGTCCATTTCCTGATACTCCGGCTATTCCCAATATTTCATTTTCTCTTATCTGAAGTGATACTCCTGCCAAAGCTTCAGATCCCTTATCTCCTTTTGCATGAACCTGCTCAAGTTCTAAGACAATCTTTCCCGGAGAATAGTTACCATCTCTTCTACAGGGAGCCATTTCTCTCCCTACCATTAACTTGGCTAACTCTTCTTGAGTGGTTTCTTGAGTTTTGACATTTGAACATACTACCCCATCTCTCAATACAGTAACTCTGTCACTTATTGCCATAACCTCATTAAGTTTATGACTAATCAAAATTATTGAGTTTCCCAATTGAGCCATGTTTTTCAACAGTAAGATCAATTCATTAGATTCCTGGGGCGTAAGTACCGCAGTGGGCTCATCAAGAATTAACAGGTTTGCTCCTCTGTAAAGCGCTTTTATAATCTCTACACGCTGTTGTTCCCCTACACTTAGCTGCCAGACAAAGGCATCAGGATTAATTGCTAAACCATATCTATCGGTAATCTCTTTAATTCTTTTGGCAGCCGTTTTTAAATCCACAAAGAATTTTTTGGATAACCCTAGAATTACATTTTCACAGACGGTTAGAGTGGGAACCAACATAAAATGTTGATGCACCATGCCGATCCCCAGCTCGATAGCTTCACTTGGCGAATTAATCCTGACTTGTTTACCGTTAAGCAAAATCTCACCAGCGTCAGGTTGATAAAGACCGTAGAGGATATTCATCAGAGTGGTTTTCCCTGCTCCGTTTTCGCCAAGAATGGCCAGTACCTCACCCGCTTCTAGTTGGATATTGACCCTATTGTTACTTAGGACTCCAGGAAAACGCTTAGTGATTCCAGACATCTCTAATTGTTTAATCTTTTCAACCATTCAATTCACCTATTATTTCTTAGGTAGTTCCACCTTTAGTTTTCCGCTAATAATCTCTTGTTTAGCCGTTTCTACAGCAGCCTTTACTTCAGCTGGAACTTTATCAGCTAATTTTTCGTTGTACTTAAACTCAATAGTTCCATCAGCTAAGGTCAGGGTCAAGTGTTGTCCGCCCAGTGTACCTTGCTTTCTCAGGTCAATTATTTTGTTCACTACTTTTTCCCAATGATAAACTTGGGAAGCTAATACGTGGTCAGGAGCAATACTGCTTTGATCCATGTCTGTCGAAAGCCAATAGTTTCCTTTTGTTTCACCAATAGCTCTGACAGCTCCTACAGCTTGCTGTGAAGAACCTGTAATAATATCTGCACCAGCACTCATCTGAGTCTTGGCGAGATTACCAGCTCCCACAATGTCATTGAACGAGCCCGTATAGGCTATTCGGGTTTGAACATCAGCTTTACCCTTAGCGACACCTTGCTGAACACCATAATTATACTTAACAGCATCTCCAGACTCCACTGGCCCAACGATTCCAACAACTCCTGATTTAGTCATTTTTGCTGCCAAAATTCCCAAGAGGTAGCCTCCCTCTTGCGCTTGGGGATCATAGGCAAAAATGTTCAGTTGAGTCGCAAAACCGGTTCCATAAGCAAAGGTTGTTTTGGGGAAGTCCTTAGCTATATCGTTTAAAACACTTTGGTACTGAGAACCATGAGCAAAAATAATTTCATACCCTTGAGTTGCATACTGACGGATAGCTGCCCCAGCATCCACAGCATTACCAAGTTTTTCACTAATTGCAACTTCGACTTTGTCTTCACCCATACTTTTCTGTACAGCTTTTAAACCCTCAACCATGGATTGGCCCCAAGCCATATCATCAACAGTAGCAGGAAGTACAAGAGCAATACGGATTTTTTGTGCGTCGGTTTTCTGGGGAGTTGTTTCAGCAGCTGGCTTGGCAGCACAACCTGTAAAGGCTAACATAGTAAGTGCAGCCAAAATAAGAGATAATACCTTTTTCTTCAATTTTTTCTCCTCCTTCAATTTTATTATGATCAACCTCTGGTTCCGCGCTCGTAGGGCTTACCAAGTGCTGCTGGCGCCCAGACGCGTCCATAAGAGATTGCCAGAGCAATTATTGTTACCATATACGGTAGAATAACTGCCAACTCGTAGGGAAAATTGATGCCTAGGACTTGAACCATACTTTGGAAGGAATCAGCCATGCTGAATAAAAGTGAACCAAGCAGAATCCCCCAAGGACTCCAACGACCAAAGTAAACAAGGGCTATGGCTATAAAACCTCTGCCAGCAGTAATATTGTCTGCATACATATTTGCTTGCCCTATTGTTAAAAAGGCTCCTGCCAGCGAAGCTAGCATCCCGCCGACTATCAAACACTGATATCTGATTTTGACGACACTCACGCCCAAAGTATCTGCAGCCTCCGGTTTATTGCCTACTGCACGAATGTTTAAGCCCCAACTCGTCTTATAGAGTACTATTCCAGACAAAGGTACCAGAAGAAATGCAGTATACACCAGGACATTATGATTAAAGAGAACTTGCCCAATCAGAGGTATATCACTCAACATAGGGATTGCTATAGGTTTTAGTCCATCAATGGAAGTTACCCCTCCTACATAGAGACGAAATAGCAAACCTGATAGCCCCCAGCCAAACATATACAACCCAATCCCACTTATTCCTTGTTCGGCCTTAAAGGTAACGCTTACAAAAGCCATTATCAGCCCCATCAGTGCTCCAATAGCTAGACTTATAATTATTCCCAGTAGAGGACTACCTTGTTGGAGCGTCGCAAAAAAACCTGCGAAAGCTCCCATCATCATAATACCTTCCACCCCGAGATTATAAACGCCTGACCGTTGAACAAACATTTCACCTAAGGCAGCTAAAAGAAAGGGGGTTGCCAGGCGGACTCCGGTGGCTAGTATAATTATAAAAATATCAATACTCATGAATCCTTCCATTTACTTCCCACCTCCCCTATCCACTTTTGTCCCAAAAGTTTGGCTTTCAATTTAACGATAGAATCTGGACTTCTCAAGAAGTAATCACTCGAAACAACAAACAAGACAACCAATCCTTGAATGACCATAATCATAGCAGCAGGAATATTGACAGCCCTTTGCATCATATCTGCGCCTACAAGCAAAGCCCCAAACAATATCGAAGCTGGGATAGTACCTAATGGATGCAGGCGACCGAAAAGTGCAGCAACAATTCCGCTGAATCCATACCCTGCAGACAGACCTTCTAATGAACGATGATGTACTCCTGTGACTTCTACAACTCCGGCAAGGCCTGCCATTCCTCCAGCCATAGCCATAGCTAAAATTAAGTACCATTCTACTTTTATGCCAGCATACCTGGCTGCTTCAGGTCCAGCTCCAACCGCACGCAAACGATATCCACGGCTTGTTTTCCACAAAAAAACATATACAAGCACAGCCAAAACTAGGGCGAAAATAAGTCCCGTATGGATTCTAGTTCCCGGTACAAGACGGCTAAGCCAGATTTGCTCAGGAATTAATGCTGTCTGTGGTACACCTGTACCGTAGGAAACCTCTTTTGGATCAATCAATGGCCCCCTTATAAGAAACAGATATAACTGTAACGCAATTTGGTTAAGCATTACAGTACTTAGTATCTCATTGACAGATAGACGAGCTTTAAGCCAACCGGCAATACCACCCCATATTGCACCACACGCTCCGCCTGCCACAAATACTGCAGGGAGCAGAATCATTGCAGGTACATCAGACAAAGAAGTCCCGACCGCTGTTGCTCCAATGGCCCCTGCCAGTATTTGACCCTCAGCTCCAATATTGATAATCCCACTGCGAAAGGAAATTACAATACCTAATCCCACTAATAGCAGCGGAACTGTCCTTACTAAAGTTTCAGTTATACCAAATTTATCCCCAAGCGGCCCTGAAAACATTACTCCATAAGCCTTTATAGGGTCTGACTTAGCTAAGATAAGAAATAAGGCACCTACTAAAAGTGCTCCAAATAAGGCTAATAGTAGGACAAGAATTTGTTTAAAGACCCCATTATGTTTTGAACTCAACGATACGCAACTCCATCCTGTCAGGAAATTGTAAGGCTCTTCTAATACTACCTTCGTTAGCAATGCCTGATCCTAATGAGAACAAATTCACCTCCACCTGCAAAGAATTAGTCGGAGAGATGAATATTGAAGCTTACCATCTACTCGGACTAAAATAACTAATCAAATATGGTATACCCTAATTACAAATAGAATGTTGACAGAACCAAAAAAAGCTTCATAGAGACATAAACCTCTATGGAGCCTTTATTCTAATGATTACCAATTATATTATCTAATTAGCAAAATTGCAATAATTTCTTATTATGCCTAATTTTATCCTTATTCATTCATTTCAAGGTAAATCATACAATATTACAAGTAATCTAAAATATATAAAATTTATGGATAATTTTGATTATTGTTATTACATTTATAGGCTGCATATGATAGAATTTACCTGAATGAATTATCATTCAGGTAAATTCCTTTTTTTGGTGTTATTAATTTGGAAGAACGCTCTAACATTCATGGACTAATTAAGATTGGAGGGGAAATCATTTTAGAATAGTCTTAATTTATAAAATGTTCACAATGAAATAGCAATAGTCTGGAGCTGCTCTCATTTTCTGTAATTTGTTGAAATGGTAGGTGAACTATTCAATGAAAGAAAACTCGGGAATGATCTATGACGATGTTGAAAAATGTGTCGATGAAGTTATTAACTACGTCGGCAAGGATATAACCTTTTCTATGACCCTAGCCTTAGGAAAACCAGTACGCTTTATTAATGAACTATACAAGCGTGCCAAAAAAGACCCGGAGTTAAAACTCAAAATTATTACTGCTCTTTCTCTTGAGATTCCTAAGGGCAGTTCAGAACTTGAAAAGCGCTTAATGCAACCAATAATGGACAAGGTTTTTGCAGGAGTCCCTGAGTTTGAGTATATGAAAGATTTTCGCGCTGGAACTTTGCCAAAAAATGTCGAACTATTCGAATTTTACTCTAAGGCTGGCAGCTACATAAATAATCCTGTTGCGCAGCAACGTCATTTATCCTCTCATTATACACACGTGGTTCGAGATGCTTTAGCTCTTGGCACAAATGTTTTCGGGGAACTAATATCCTACAGAGAAATTAATGGTAAGACTATGTATTCTATGGCCTGTAACCCGGATATTTGCCTTGAAACTGTTCGTAAAATGAGGGAACTACGAGCCAACGGTCATAAATTAGTGATCATAGGGGAAGCCAATAAAAAGCTGCCCTTTATGTATGGTGATGCCGTAGTTGAGGCAGATGCCTACGATATTATTCTTCAGGGTCCAAATTTCGATTATGAGCTTTTCTGCCCTCCCAAGGATTCTGTTGCCCTCAGCGATCATATGATTGGGATCAATGTCAGTCCTTTGATCAAAGATGGCGGCACTATCCAAGTAGGGATTGGAGCCCTCGGGGACGCAATTGTTTCAGGACTTATTTTGCGTAATGAACATAATGCTATCTACCAAGAAATCTTGGAGAAAGCTGGTATAAAAAGACGATATGAAAAGTTAATAGCTGACTGGGGTGATACTGGCACCTTTGAAAAAGGTCTTTATGGCTCATCGGAGATGTTTGTTGATGCCTTTATGCAAATGTACAAAAAAGGAATTTTGAAACGGAAAGTCTACGAGAGTATTCCCCTTATGAAACTTATCAATGAGGGCAAACTAGATCCCGATTCCATTCCTCTTGACATTATAGACCAACTCATTGAAATCAAAGCAATTCATAAGAAAATTAAAGCCAAAGACTTTGAGTTTCTTACAGAATTCGGAATCCTTAAACAGGGCCTCACCTATGATCACTATACAATTATTGATGAAAACACCAGATACTTCGCAGATATGAATGAGGAAAAAAATCGATTAGAGATTCGAAAACTACTTGGCAAAAAACTGCTCAAAGGCACAGTAATTATGGGAGCCTTCTTTTTAGGACCTAAAGCCTTTTATAAAGACCTCAACAACATGAGCGAAGAGGAAAGACAGCTCTTTGCAATGTCCGCTGTTGAGAAAGTCAACCAGCTTTATGGGGGAGAAGAACTTCGTACTCTACAACGTAAAGATGCTCGCTTTATAAATACGGGGATGGTTGCCAGTGTTTTTGGAGCAATTGCCTCTGATCAACTGGAAAATGGGCAAGTCGTGAGCGGAATTGGCGGGCAGTACAATTTTGTAGCAATGGGTCACGTCTTACCAAAAGCGCGGGTCATAATTATGATTAAAAGCACAAAAGGATCTGGCAAAAACCTCAAATCAAATATTGTCTTTAATTATGGCCATTGTTCAATACCGAAACATATGAGAGATATCGTAGTTACAGAGTATGGGATCGCTGACCTTCGCAGTAAGCCAGAAAGCGAAGTGATTGCCGCAATGATTAACATAGCTGATTCAAGATTCCAAAAAAAATTACTTGAAAAAGCAAAAAAAGCGGGAAAGCTCCCCCAAAATTATGAAATACCTGCAGAGTATAGAAATAATACTCCGCAAAAAATACAAGCTTTGTTAAAACCTTATCAAGCTCAAGGCCTCTTTCCTCAGTTCCCATTTGGCACGGAGTTATCGGCGCTTGATATCAAGCTAGCAGGAGCGATGAAAGGCATGAAGGCACTCGCAAAAGGTAATATATTGAAAATAGTTAAGGGAATCCTTAAGGAATTGCTTAGACCCATTCCTAATTCAGCTCAACCCTACATTGACAGAATGAGTCTAGCCCACCCTGTTTCCATCAGCGAAAGATTCATGAGAAAAATGGTCGTTTTTGCGCTAAGAAATGCTAATGTACTTCATTCTGAACAACATCCCGTTACAATGTCGAACCGGGTAGAAGCAAAATAAACAAGATCCAAACAACAGCAAAAATACGCCTATGAGCAAGCTATCAAAGCTATCCTCATAGGCGTGTTTCTGTGGTAGAACCTTCTGTTAAGAAGTCATAAATATGCTACCTTTCCTCTCGGTCATAGGATAGACCTAACGCTCCAGGAGCAGTCAATCGTCCTTTTTGGCGAGCAACGACAAAGACTAGGATTAAAACTGTAAATAGATAGGGCAACATTTTTAAGAAAAACGGTGACATTTGAATACCTAAGACTTGTAACCGGAACCCTAGGGCATCGATTCCGCCGAACAGGTAAGCCCCCATGAGAGCTCTCCAAGGATTCCATAAAGCAAATATTACAAGGGCAACTGCAATCCAACCCCTTCCTGCCGTCATGTTTTCCAGCCAGCTAGGGGCATAGGCCAGTGATAAGTATGCGCCGCCGATCCCACCTAAGGCACCGCCAACGACAACATAGATATATCTTAGATAAAAGACATTTAAACCAAGAGCGTCCATAGCAGCAGGATTTTCGCCTAGTGCTCTGAGA comes from Desulfosporosinus meridiei DSM 13257 and encodes:
- a CDS encoding ABC transporter permease — its product is MSSKHNGVFKQILVLLLALFGALLVGALFLILAKSDPIKAYGVMFSGPLGDKFGITETLVRTVPLLLVGLGIVISFRSGIINIGAEGQILAGAIGATAVGTSLSDVPAMILLPAVFVAGGACGAIWGGIAGWLKARLSVNEILSTVMLNQIALQLYLFLIRGPLIDPKEVSYGTGVPQTALIPEQIWLSRLVPGTRIHTGLIFALVLAVLVYVFLWKTSRGYRLRAVGAGPEAARYAGIKVEWYLILAMAMAGGMAGLAGVVEVTGVHHRSLEGLSAGYGFSGIVAALFGRLHPLGTIPASILFGALLVGADMMQRAVNIPAAMIMVIQGLVVLFVVSSDYFLRSPDSIVKLKAKLLGQKWIGEVGSKWKDS
- a CDS encoding acetyl-CoA hydrolase/transferase C-terminal domain-containing protein, which translates into the protein MKENSGMIYDDVEKCVDEVINYVGKDITFSMTLALGKPVRFINELYKRAKKDPELKLKIITALSLEIPKGSSELEKRLMQPIMDKVFAGVPEFEYMKDFRAGTLPKNVELFEFYSKAGSYINNPVAQQRHLSSHYTHVVRDALALGTNVFGELISYREINGKTMYSMACNPDICLETVRKMRELRANGHKLVIIGEANKKLPFMYGDAVVEADAYDIILQGPNFDYELFCPPKDSVALSDHMIGINVSPLIKDGGTIQVGIGALGDAIVSGLILRNEHNAIYQEILEKAGIKRRYEKLIADWGDTGTFEKGLYGSSEMFVDAFMQMYKKGILKRKVYESIPLMKLINEGKLDPDSIPLDIIDQLIEIKAIHKKIKAKDFEFLTEFGILKQGLTYDHYTIIDENTRYFADMNEEKNRLEIRKLLGKKLLKGTVIMGAFFLGPKAFYKDLNNMSEEERQLFAMSAVEKVNQLYGGEELRTLQRKDARFINTGMVASVFGAIASDQLENGQVVSGIGGQYNFVAMGHVLPKARVIIMIKSTKGSGKNLKSNIVFNYGHCSIPKHMRDIVVTEYGIADLRSKPESEVIAAMINIADSRFQKKLLEKAKKAGKLPQNYEIPAEYRNNTPQKIQALLKPYQAQGLFPQFPFGTELSALDIKLAGAMKGMKALAKGNILKIVKGILKELLRPIPNSAQPYIDRMSLAHPVSISERFMRKMVVFALRNANVLHSEQHPVTMSNRVEAK